The Colletes latitarsis isolate SP2378_abdomen chromosome 1, iyColLati1, whole genome shotgun sequence genome has a segment encoding these proteins:
- the Nat1 gene encoding N-acetyltransferase 1 isoform X1 produces MPSRDDIRSLSTEQRWIPPSTVRRDALTPESRNDLIFRKVRGILNKLTPEKFTKLSNDLLNVELNSDVILRGVIFLIFEKALDEPKYSSMYAQLCKRLSDEAANFEPRKALIESQNGQSTFTILLLNKCKDEFENRSKASEAFENQDDLGPEEEERRQVAKRKMLGNIKFIGELGKLGIVSEPILHRCIQQLLEKKRRGGSRGDTAEDIECLCQIMRTCGRILDSDKGRGLMDQYFRRMNSLAESSDLPLRIKFMLRDVIELRRDGWVPRKATSTEGPMPINQIRGDYDESLRGNGFYRREDRLGAEFLRKMGRGGLDMDMVGSIPLTSPSFGMPSPFSPNGFSGTSGVGYGRHNQRNQPGYYQNQNRHQNNYQGKHNQQQHNSLQNFNNNSNKEQLRFNKNKMLIEHPEEVSLRPSANSMMFKQTKINRNLLLNSDLFSGRASELPLLPTSTLKPSSPLLHKELPPAIVIKQGPVDKREKARDRKDKGTSREEILKKVYALMDDLATHTNTQDAVTAFQELKIPERFLRHAVYTLYSNTLERGDSERELAAKLVAELVKAEAITVQHMHEGWKELVSNIPEKESTVPCVASHVAFLTARAIVDNLIQLTDLVAVTENGQHHPLFLLALQQLHKSQGKARLTQIFNESKVNLISQLPEADKTKERLAEILEDRELTFLYPLLKIQGDIWRQLEYDPNPNTLYKWIKEKLEPSHHSDSEFINALMNVLLKYITQETILAPGVDPSNVGKAVVDKEKALLDKYARLMRLLFADIESQVTALHALQAFWFSHNFPKGMLLRWFDKLYRLEVIEEDAYFKWKECVTDSYPGKGKALFEVNGWLTWLDTASTEEESDDHNDDDESNKNYRMQKL; encoded by the exons ATGCCTTCCAGGGACGATATTCGCTCCCTATCCACTGAGCAACGCTGGATCCCTCCTTCAACTGTTAGACGCGATGCACTCACCCCAGAAAGCAGAAATGATCTCATCTTTAGAAAGGTGCGGGGTATTCTTAACAAGCTTACGCCAGAAAAGTTCACAAAGCTGAGCAACGACCTGCTCAACGTTGAGCTCAATTCTGATGTGATTCTCAGAGGTGTCATTTTCTTG ATCTTTGAAAAAGCTCTTGATGAACCCAAGTACAGTTCTATGTATGCACAGCTGTGCAAACGGCTGTCCGACGAAGCTGCAAACTTTGAACCTCGAAAAGCTCTTATTGAAAGTCAAAATGGCCAAAGCACATTCACAATTCTCCTTCTTAACAAGTGCAAAGACGAATTTGAAAATCGATCAAAGGCAAGCGAGGCATTCGAAAATCAAGATGATCTCGGCCCTGAGGAAGAAGAACGCCGACAGGTGGCTAAGCGCAAAATGCTTGGCAACATCAAATTTATTGGGGAACTGGGGAAGCTGGGAATCGTATCGGAACCGATTTTACATCGCTGCATACAGCAATTATTGGAGAAGAAAAGGCGAGGGGGATCCAGGGGGGACACTGCCGAGGATATCGAGTGCCTCTGTCAGATCATGCGTACCTGCGGCCGTATCCTTGACTCGGATAAAGGTCGCGGActcatggatcaatatttcagacgtatGAACTCATTGGCAGAGAGCAGCGATCTTCCTCTACGCATCAAGTTTATGCTGCGTGACGTTATTGAGCTACGCCGTGATGGCTGGGTACCACGCAAGGCTACTAGCACTGAAGGTCCAATGCCCATCAATCAAATCCGCGGTGATTACGATGAGTCTTTGAGGGGAAATGGCTTCTATAGACGAGAGGATCGCCTCGGAGCTGAGTTTTTAAGAAAGATGGGACGTGGCGGATTAGACATGGACATGGTGGGAAGTATTCCATTGACTTCCCCTTCGTTTGGCATGCCATCTCCATTCAGCCCAAATGGATTCTCAGGAACTTCCGGGGTTGGTTATGGCCGCCACAACCAACGTAACCAGCCGGGTTACTATCAGAACCAAAATCGTCACCAAAACAACTATCAAGGGAAACATAATCAACAACAACATAACTCGCTGCAGAACTTCAACAACA ATAGCAATAAAGAACAATTACGCTTCAATAAGAACAAGATGTTGATCGAACATCCAGAAGAAGTGTCACTGAGACCATCAGCTAATTCTATGATGTTTAAACAAACCAAAATCAATCGCAATCTACTTCTTAACAGTG ATCTGTTCTCAGGGCGAGCATCAGAATTACCACTCTTACCTACTAGTACACTGAAACCCAGCTCGCCATTATTGCACAAGGAATTGCCACCAGCGATCGTGATTAAACAAGGTCCCGTGGACAAACGAGAGAAAGCTAGAGACAGAAAGGATAAAGGAACTTCGAGGGAGGAGATATTGAAAAAGGTTTATGCCCTGATGGACGACCTTGCCACGCATACAAACACACAGGACGCAGTAACAGCTTTTCAAGAACTTAAGATACCCGAACGATTTTTACGCCATGCAGTTTATACATTGTATTCGAATACATTAGAGCGCGGGGATTCGGAGCGTGAACTTGCAGCCAAGCTTGTAGCCGAGCTGGTGAAAGCAGAAGCAATCACTGTACAGCACATGCATGAGGGGTGGAAAGAACTAGTATCCAATATACCAGAAAAAGAGAGTACTGTGCCTTGTGTAGCATCCCACGTTGCCTTCTTGACAGCAAGGGCTATCGTGGATAATCTAATTCAGTTAACCGATCTCGTTGCTGTGACAGAAAATGGCCAACACCATCCATTGTTTTTACTTGCTCTACAGCAGTTACATAAAAGCCAAGGCAAAGCAAGGCTCACGCAAATCTTCAACGAAAGTAAAGTGAATCTAATTAGTCAGCTTCCTGAAGCTGACAAGACGAAAGAGAGGTTAGCggaaattttagaggacagagAATTGACCTTCCTTTACCCGCTTCTTAAGATCCAGGGAGACATATGGCGTCAATTAGAATATGACCCAAACCCCAATACTCTTTACAAGTGGATCAAAGAAAAGTTagaaccttcgcatcattctgaTTCAGAGTTCATTAACGCTTTGATGAACGTTCTTCTCAAGTACATTACACAG GAAACAATACTGGCACCTGGCGTTGATCCATCTAACGTAGGCAAAGCAGTGGTAGATAAGGAAAAGGCATTACTGGATAAATATGCACGCTTGATGCGCTTACTCTTTGCCGATATAGAGTCTCAAGTGACAGCTCTTCATGCGCTTCAAGCATTTTGGTTCTCGCACAATTTTCCAAAGGGGATGCTGCTGCGATGGTTCGACAAACTTTATCGATTAGAAGTGATCGAAGAGGATGCCTATTTCAAGTGGAAAGAGTGCGTTACTGACTCTTATCCGGGCAAGGGCAAGGCATTATTCGAG GTCAATGGTTGGTTAACGTGGTTAGATACCGCGTCTACGGAAGAAGAAAGCGACGATCATAATGACGATGACGAAAGCaacaaaaactacagaatgcaaaaGCTCTGA
- the Syx13 gene encoding syntaxin 13, which produces MALSSQTYGSTDQRTDVPDVGFSPTELYSLSENITTNIYTINTIWRTLTYAHKNIGTNKDNQGLRDQVHGMQLSTSQVVSQTSKDIARLTVLMKRGDKQQKLQIDKLTTNFKDTLQRYSDMQKSIAEKMKKHILYTSSVDNSMDADEEEQERLLQVKEGDHRAIQRKLEFQQGLLLEREDRIKQVEGNILDVNKIMHELAALVHQQDQAIDTIDNHIENVHGNVEVGVQELIKGSSYERKYRRKVCILMLVVIIVVVILIIILVTKLS; this is translated from the exons ATGGCTCTTAGTTCTCAAACATATGGGTCCACGGATCAAAGGACAGATGTACCTGATGTGGGATTTAGCCCTACTGAACTTTATAGCCTCAGTGAAAATATTACCACTAACATATACACCATTAATACAATTTGGAGGACACTGACGTATGCACACAAAAATATTGGAACCAATAAAGATAATCAGGGTCTAAGGGATCAAGT GCATGGAATGCAGTTAAGCACAAGTCAAGTAGTAAGTCAAACAAGCAAAGATATCGCAAGACTGACAGTGCTAATGAAGAGAGGGGATAAGCAACAGAAGTTGCAAATTGACAAACTCACCACCAATTTTAAAGATACTCTGCAAAGATATTCAGACATGCAAAAG TCAATTGCTGAAAAAATGAAGAAACATATTTTGTATACAAGTAGTGTAGATAATTCTATGGATGCAGACGAAGAGGAACAAGAACGTCTGTTACAAGTGAAGGAAGGTGATCATAGAGCAATACAAAG GAAGCTTGAGTTTCAACAAGGATTACTGTTAGAGAGAGAAGATAGGATAAAACAGGTAGAAGGAAACATTCTggatgtaaataaaataatgcACGAACTTGCAGCATTGGTACATCAACAAGATCAAGCTATTG ACACTATAGACAACCACATAGAAAACGTACACGGGAATGTCGAGGTGGGTGTACAAGAGTTGATTAAGGGGAGTAGTTATGAACGTAAATATCGACGAAAAGTTTGTATCTTGATGTTAGTCGTGATCATAGTCGttgttatattaattattattctagTCACTAAATTAAGTTAG
- the Nat1 gene encoding N-acetyltransferase 1 isoform X3 — MYAQLCKRLSDEAANFEPRKALIESQNGQSTFTILLLNKCKDEFENRSKASEAFENQDDLGPEEEERRQVAKRKMLGNIKFIGELGKLGIVSEPILHRCIQQLLEKKRRGGSRGDTAEDIECLCQIMRTCGRILDSDKGRGLMDQYFRRMNSLAESSDLPLRIKFMLRDVIELRRDGWVPRKATSTEGPMPINQIRGDYDESLRGNGFYRREDRLGAEFLRKMGRGGLDMDMVGSIPLTSPSFGMPSPFSPNGFSGTSGVGYGRHNQRNQPGYYQNQNRHQNNYQGKHNQQQHNSLQNFNNNSNKEQLRFNKNKMLIEHPEEVSLRPSANSMMFKQTKINRNLLLNSDLFSGRASELPLLPTSTLKPSSPLLHKELPPAIVIKQGPVDKREKARDRKDKGTSREEILKKVYALMDDLATHTNTQDAVTAFQELKIPERFLRHAVYTLYSNTLERGDSERELAAKLVAELVKAEAITVQHMHEGWKELVSNIPEKESTVPCVASHVAFLTARAIVDNLIQLTDLVAVTENGQHHPLFLLALQQLHKSQGKARLTQIFNESKVNLISQLPEADKTKERLAEILEDRELTFLYPLLKIQGDIWRQLEYDPNPNTLYKWIKEKLEPSHHSDSEFINALMNVLLKYITQETILAPGVDPSNVGKAVVDKEKALLDKYARLMRLLFADIESQVTALHALQAFWFSHNFPKGMLLRWFDKLYRLEVIEEDAYFKWKECVTDSYPGKGKALFEVNGWLTWLDTASTEEESDDHNDDDESNKNYRMQKL; from the exons ATGTATGCACAGCTGTGCAAACGGCTGTCCGACGAAGCTGCAAACTTTGAACCTCGAAAAGCTCTTATTGAAAGTCAAAATGGCCAAAGCACATTCACAATTCTCCTTCTTAACAAGTGCAAAGACGAATTTGAAAATCGATCAAAGGCAAGCGAGGCATTCGAAAATCAAGATGATCTCGGCCCTGAGGAAGAAGAACGCCGACAGGTGGCTAAGCGCAAAATGCTTGGCAACATCAAATTTATTGGGGAACTGGGGAAGCTGGGAATCGTATCGGAACCGATTTTACATCGCTGCATACAGCAATTATTGGAGAAGAAAAGGCGAGGGGGATCCAGGGGGGACACTGCCGAGGATATCGAGTGCCTCTGTCAGATCATGCGTACCTGCGGCCGTATCCTTGACTCGGATAAAGGTCGCGGActcatggatcaatatttcagacgtatGAACTCATTGGCAGAGAGCAGCGATCTTCCTCTACGCATCAAGTTTATGCTGCGTGACGTTATTGAGCTACGCCGTGATGGCTGGGTACCACGCAAGGCTACTAGCACTGAAGGTCCAATGCCCATCAATCAAATCCGCGGTGATTACGATGAGTCTTTGAGGGGAAATGGCTTCTATAGACGAGAGGATCGCCTCGGAGCTGAGTTTTTAAGAAAGATGGGACGTGGCGGATTAGACATGGACATGGTGGGAAGTATTCCATTGACTTCCCCTTCGTTTGGCATGCCATCTCCATTCAGCCCAAATGGATTCTCAGGAACTTCCGGGGTTGGTTATGGCCGCCACAACCAACGTAACCAGCCGGGTTACTATCAGAACCAAAATCGTCACCAAAACAACTATCAAGGGAAACATAATCAACAACAACATAACTCGCTGCAGAACTTCAACAACA ATAGCAATAAAGAACAATTACGCTTCAATAAGAACAAGATGTTGATCGAACATCCAGAAGAAGTGTCACTGAGACCATCAGCTAATTCTATGATGTTTAAACAAACCAAAATCAATCGCAATCTACTTCTTAACAGTG ATCTGTTCTCAGGGCGAGCATCAGAATTACCACTCTTACCTACTAGTACACTGAAACCCAGCTCGCCATTATTGCACAAGGAATTGCCACCAGCGATCGTGATTAAACAAGGTCCCGTGGACAAACGAGAGAAAGCTAGAGACAGAAAGGATAAAGGAACTTCGAGGGAGGAGATATTGAAAAAGGTTTATGCCCTGATGGACGACCTTGCCACGCATACAAACACACAGGACGCAGTAACAGCTTTTCAAGAACTTAAGATACCCGAACGATTTTTACGCCATGCAGTTTATACATTGTATTCGAATACATTAGAGCGCGGGGATTCGGAGCGTGAACTTGCAGCCAAGCTTGTAGCCGAGCTGGTGAAAGCAGAAGCAATCACTGTACAGCACATGCATGAGGGGTGGAAAGAACTAGTATCCAATATACCAGAAAAAGAGAGTACTGTGCCTTGTGTAGCATCCCACGTTGCCTTCTTGACAGCAAGGGCTATCGTGGATAATCTAATTCAGTTAACCGATCTCGTTGCTGTGACAGAAAATGGCCAACACCATCCATTGTTTTTACTTGCTCTACAGCAGTTACATAAAAGCCAAGGCAAAGCAAGGCTCACGCAAATCTTCAACGAAAGTAAAGTGAATCTAATTAGTCAGCTTCCTGAAGCTGACAAGACGAAAGAGAGGTTAGCggaaattttagaggacagagAATTGACCTTCCTTTACCCGCTTCTTAAGATCCAGGGAGACATATGGCGTCAATTAGAATATGACCCAAACCCCAATACTCTTTACAAGTGGATCAAAGAAAAGTTagaaccttcgcatcattctgaTTCAGAGTTCATTAACGCTTTGATGAACGTTCTTCTCAAGTACATTACACAG GAAACAATACTGGCACCTGGCGTTGATCCATCTAACGTAGGCAAAGCAGTGGTAGATAAGGAAAAGGCATTACTGGATAAATATGCACGCTTGATGCGCTTACTCTTTGCCGATATAGAGTCTCAAGTGACAGCTCTTCATGCGCTTCAAGCATTTTGGTTCTCGCACAATTTTCCAAAGGGGATGCTGCTGCGATGGTTCGACAAACTTTATCGATTAGAAGTGATCGAAGAGGATGCCTATTTCAAGTGGAAAGAGTGCGTTACTGACTCTTATCCGGGCAAGGGCAAGGCATTATTCGAG GTCAATGGTTGGTTAACGTGGTTAGATACCGCGTCTACGGAAGAAGAAAGCGACGATCATAATGACGATGACGAAAGCaacaaaaactacagaatgcaaaaGCTCTGA
- the Nat1 gene encoding N-acetyltransferase 1 isoform X2, whose protein sequence is MPSRDDIRSLSTEQRWIPPSTVRRDALTPESRNDLIFRKVRGILNKLTPEKFTKLSNDLLNVELNSDVILRGVIFLIFEKALDEPKYSSMYAQLCKRLSDEAANFEPRKALIESQNGQSTFTILLLNKCKDEFENRSKASEAFENQDDLGPEEEERRQVAKRKMLGNIKFIGELGKLGIVSEPILHRCIQQLLEKKRRGGSRGDTAEDIECLCQIMRTCGRILDSDKGRGLMDQYFRRMNSLAESSDLPLRIKFMLRDVIELRRDGWVPRKATSTEGPMPINQIRGDYDESLRGNGFYRREDRLGAEFLRKMGRGGLDMDMVGSIPLTSPSFGMPSPFSPNGFSGTSGVGYGRHNQRNQPGYYQNQNRHQNNYQGKHNQQQHNSLQNFNNNSNKEQLRFNKNKMLIEHPEEVSLRPSANSMMFKQTKINRNLLLNSGRASELPLLPTSTLKPSSPLLHKELPPAIVIKQGPVDKREKARDRKDKGTSREEILKKVYALMDDLATHTNTQDAVTAFQELKIPERFLRHAVYTLYSNTLERGDSERELAAKLVAELVKAEAITVQHMHEGWKELVSNIPEKESTVPCVASHVAFLTARAIVDNLIQLTDLVAVTENGQHHPLFLLALQQLHKSQGKARLTQIFNESKVNLISQLPEADKTKERLAEILEDRELTFLYPLLKIQGDIWRQLEYDPNPNTLYKWIKEKLEPSHHSDSEFINALMNVLLKYITQETILAPGVDPSNVGKAVVDKEKALLDKYARLMRLLFADIESQVTALHALQAFWFSHNFPKGMLLRWFDKLYRLEVIEEDAYFKWKECVTDSYPGKGKALFEVNGWLTWLDTASTEEESDDHNDDDESNKNYRMQKL, encoded by the exons ATGCCTTCCAGGGACGATATTCGCTCCCTATCCACTGAGCAACGCTGGATCCCTCCTTCAACTGTTAGACGCGATGCACTCACCCCAGAAAGCAGAAATGATCTCATCTTTAGAAAGGTGCGGGGTATTCTTAACAAGCTTACGCCAGAAAAGTTCACAAAGCTGAGCAACGACCTGCTCAACGTTGAGCTCAATTCTGATGTGATTCTCAGAGGTGTCATTTTCTTG ATCTTTGAAAAAGCTCTTGATGAACCCAAGTACAGTTCTATGTATGCACAGCTGTGCAAACGGCTGTCCGACGAAGCTGCAAACTTTGAACCTCGAAAAGCTCTTATTGAAAGTCAAAATGGCCAAAGCACATTCACAATTCTCCTTCTTAACAAGTGCAAAGACGAATTTGAAAATCGATCAAAGGCAAGCGAGGCATTCGAAAATCAAGATGATCTCGGCCCTGAGGAAGAAGAACGCCGACAGGTGGCTAAGCGCAAAATGCTTGGCAACATCAAATTTATTGGGGAACTGGGGAAGCTGGGAATCGTATCGGAACCGATTTTACATCGCTGCATACAGCAATTATTGGAGAAGAAAAGGCGAGGGGGATCCAGGGGGGACACTGCCGAGGATATCGAGTGCCTCTGTCAGATCATGCGTACCTGCGGCCGTATCCTTGACTCGGATAAAGGTCGCGGActcatggatcaatatttcagacgtatGAACTCATTGGCAGAGAGCAGCGATCTTCCTCTACGCATCAAGTTTATGCTGCGTGACGTTATTGAGCTACGCCGTGATGGCTGGGTACCACGCAAGGCTACTAGCACTGAAGGTCCAATGCCCATCAATCAAATCCGCGGTGATTACGATGAGTCTTTGAGGGGAAATGGCTTCTATAGACGAGAGGATCGCCTCGGAGCTGAGTTTTTAAGAAAGATGGGACGTGGCGGATTAGACATGGACATGGTGGGAAGTATTCCATTGACTTCCCCTTCGTTTGGCATGCCATCTCCATTCAGCCCAAATGGATTCTCAGGAACTTCCGGGGTTGGTTATGGCCGCCACAACCAACGTAACCAGCCGGGTTACTATCAGAACCAAAATCGTCACCAAAACAACTATCAAGGGAAACATAATCAACAACAACATAACTCGCTGCAGAACTTCAACAACA ATAGCAATAAAGAACAATTACGCTTCAATAAGAACAAGATGTTGATCGAACATCCAGAAGAAGTGTCACTGAGACCATCAGCTAATTCTATGATGTTTAAACAAACCAAAATCAATCGCAATCTACTTCTTAACAGTG GGCGAGCATCAGAATTACCACTCTTACCTACTAGTACACTGAAACCCAGCTCGCCATTATTGCACAAGGAATTGCCACCAGCGATCGTGATTAAACAAGGTCCCGTGGACAAACGAGAGAAAGCTAGAGACAGAAAGGATAAAGGAACTTCGAGGGAGGAGATATTGAAAAAGGTTTATGCCCTGATGGACGACCTTGCCACGCATACAAACACACAGGACGCAGTAACAGCTTTTCAAGAACTTAAGATACCCGAACGATTTTTACGCCATGCAGTTTATACATTGTATTCGAATACATTAGAGCGCGGGGATTCGGAGCGTGAACTTGCAGCCAAGCTTGTAGCCGAGCTGGTGAAAGCAGAAGCAATCACTGTACAGCACATGCATGAGGGGTGGAAAGAACTAGTATCCAATATACCAGAAAAAGAGAGTACTGTGCCTTGTGTAGCATCCCACGTTGCCTTCTTGACAGCAAGGGCTATCGTGGATAATCTAATTCAGTTAACCGATCTCGTTGCTGTGACAGAAAATGGCCAACACCATCCATTGTTTTTACTTGCTCTACAGCAGTTACATAAAAGCCAAGGCAAAGCAAGGCTCACGCAAATCTTCAACGAAAGTAAAGTGAATCTAATTAGTCAGCTTCCTGAAGCTGACAAGACGAAAGAGAGGTTAGCggaaattttagaggacagagAATTGACCTTCCTTTACCCGCTTCTTAAGATCCAGGGAGACATATGGCGTCAATTAGAATATGACCCAAACCCCAATACTCTTTACAAGTGGATCAAAGAAAAGTTagaaccttcgcatcattctgaTTCAGAGTTCATTAACGCTTTGATGAACGTTCTTCTCAAGTACATTACACAG GAAACAATACTGGCACCTGGCGTTGATCCATCTAACGTAGGCAAAGCAGTGGTAGATAAGGAAAAGGCATTACTGGATAAATATGCACGCTTGATGCGCTTACTCTTTGCCGATATAGAGTCTCAAGTGACAGCTCTTCATGCGCTTCAAGCATTTTGGTTCTCGCACAATTTTCCAAAGGGGATGCTGCTGCGATGGTTCGACAAACTTTATCGATTAGAAGTGATCGAAGAGGATGCCTATTTCAAGTGGAAAGAGTGCGTTACTGACTCTTATCCGGGCAAGGGCAAGGCATTATTCGAG GTCAATGGTTGGTTAACGTGGTTAGATACCGCGTCTACGGAAGAAGAAAGCGACGATCATAATGACGATGACGAAAGCaacaaaaactacagaatgcaaaaGCTCTGA